A single genomic interval of Dromiciops gliroides isolate mDroGli1 chromosome 1, mDroGli1.pri, whole genome shotgun sequence harbors:
- the KLHL18 gene encoding kelch-like protein 18 isoform X1, producing the protein MVEDGVEELEDLVHFSVSELPSRGYGVMEEIRRQGKLCDVTLKVGDHKFSAHRIVLAASIPYFHAMFTNDMMECKQDEIVMQGMDPSALEALINFAYNGHLAIDQQNVQSLLMGASFLQLQNIKDACCTFLRERLHPKNCLGVRQFAETMMCAVLYDSANSFIHQHFVEVSMSEEFLALPFDDVLELVSRDELNVKSEEQVFEAALAWIRYDQEQREPCLPELLSKIRLPLCRPQFLSDRVQQDDLVRCCHKCRDLVDEAKDYHLMPERRPHLLAFKTRPRCCTSIAGLIYAVGGLNSAANFYAGDSLNVVEVFDPIANRWEKCQPMTTARSRVGVAVVNGLLYAIGGYDGQLRLSTVEVYNPETDTWTKVGSMNSKRSAMGTVVLDGQIYVCGGYDGNSSLNSVETYSPETDKWTIVTPMSANRSAAGVTVFEGRIYVSGGHDGLQIFNSVEYYNHHTATWHPVASMLNKRCRHGAASLGSKMFVCGGYDGSGFLSIAEVYSSVADQWYLIVPMNTRRSRVSLVANCGRLYAVGGYDGQSNLSSVEMYDPETNRWTFMAPMVCHEGGVGVGCIPLLTI; encoded by the exons GTTGGAGATCACAAATTCAGTGCCCACAGGATTGTCTTAGCTGCCTCAATCCCTTACTTTCATGCTATGTTTACCAATGACATGATGGAATGTAAGCAGGACGAGATTGTAATGCAAGGAATGGACCCAAG TGCCCTGGAGGCTCTGATTAACTTTGCCTACAATGGCCACCTGGCCATTGATCAGCAGAATGTCCAGTCCTTGCTCATGGGGGCCAGTTTCCTACAGCTGCAGAACATCAAAGACGCTTGCTGCACATTCCTCCGTGAACG GCTTCACCCCAAGAACTGTCTGGGGGTCCGTCAGTTTGCTGAGACCATGATGTGTGCTGTCCTGTACGACTCAGCCAACAGTTTCATCCACCAGCATTTTGTGGAGGTGTCTATGTCAGAAGAGTTCCTGGCATTACCCTTTGATGATGTCCTTGAGTTGGTGTCTCGGGATGAGCTCAATGTGAAATCAGAGGAGCAG GTATTTGAAGCGGCGTTAGCCTGGATTAGGTATGATCAGGAGCAGCGAGAGCCCTGCCTTCCTGAGCTTCTGTCCAAAATCCGCCTGCCCCTGTGCCGGCCTCAGTTCCTGTCAGATCGGGTGCAGCAGGATGACCTGGTACGCTGTTGTCATAAGTGCAG GGACTTAGTGGATGAAGCCAAAGACTATCACCTCATGCCAGAGCGTCGGCCACACCTGCTGGCCTTCAAAACCCGGCCTCGCTGCTGCACTTCCATCGCAGGACTCATCTATGCCGTCGGGGGGCTTAACTCAGCAG CAAATTTTTATGCAGGTGATTCGCTGAATGTGGTGGAAGTGTTTGACCCCATCGCCAATCGATGGGAGAAGTGTCAGCCCATGACTACAGCCCGTAGCCGCGTGGGCGTGGCTGTGGTCAACGGGCTCCTGTACGCCATTGGAGGCTATGATGGTCAATTGCGTCTGAGTACCGTGGAAGTATACAACCCTGAGACAGACACGTGGACCAAAGTGGGCAGCATGAACAGCAAGCGAAG TGCCATGGGAACAGTGGTGTTGGATGGACAAATCTACGTCTGTGGTGGATATGATGGCAACTCCTCCCTCAACTCTGTGGAGACGTACTCCCCTGAAACAGACAA GTGGACAATAGTGACCCCAATGAGCGCAAACCGAAGTGCGGCGGGAGTCACCGTGTTTGAAGGTCGAATATACGTGTCTGGAGGACATGATGGTTTACAGATATTCAACAGT GTGGAATATTACAACCATCACACAGCCACCTGGCACCCCGTGGCAAGCATGCTCAACAAACGTTGCCGTCATGGAGCTGCCTCCTTGGGCAGCAAGATGTTCGTCTGTGGGGGCTATGATGGTTCTGGCTTCCTCAGCATCGCTGAGGTCTACAGTTCTGTGGCAGACCAGTGGTACCTGATAGTCCCTATGAACACACGCCGCAGCCGGGTCTCCCTGGTAGCAAACTGTGGGCGTTTGTACGCTGTGGGAGGCTATGACGGACAGTCCAACCTGAGCTCCGTAGAGATGTATGACCCAGAAACGAACCGCTGGACGTTCATGGCCCCCATGGTGTGTCATGAGGGAGGGGTTGGTGTTGGCTGCATCCCCCTCCTCACCATTTAA
- the KLHL18 gene encoding kelch-like protein 18 isoform X2, translated as MVEDGVEELEDLVHFSVSELPSRGYGVMEEIRRQGKLCDVTLKVGDHKFSAHRIVLAASIPYFHAMFTNDMMECKQDEIVMQGMDPSALEALINFAYNGHLAIDQQNVQSLLMGASFLQLQNIKDACCTFLRERLHPKNCLGVRQFAETMMCAVLYDSANSFIHQHFVEVSMSEEFLALPFDDVLELVSRDELNVKSEEQVFEAALAWIRYDQEQREPCLPELLSKIRLPLCRPQFLSDRVQQDDLVRCCHKCRDLVDEAKDYHLMPERRPHLLAFKTRPRCCTSIAGLIYAVGGLNSAGDSLNVVEVFDPIANRWEKCQPMTTARSRVGVAVVNGLLYAIGGYDGQLRLSTVEVYNPETDTWTKVGSMNSKRSAMGTVVLDGQIYVCGGYDGNSSLNSVETYSPETDKWTIVTPMSANRSAAGVTVFEGRIYVSGGHDGLQIFNSVEYYNHHTATWHPVASMLNKRCRHGAASLGSKMFVCGGYDGSGFLSIAEVYSSVADQWYLIVPMNTRRSRVSLVANCGRLYAVGGYDGQSNLSSVEMYDPETNRWTFMAPMVCHEGGVGVGCIPLLTI; from the exons GTTGGAGATCACAAATTCAGTGCCCACAGGATTGTCTTAGCTGCCTCAATCCCTTACTTTCATGCTATGTTTACCAATGACATGATGGAATGTAAGCAGGACGAGATTGTAATGCAAGGAATGGACCCAAG TGCCCTGGAGGCTCTGATTAACTTTGCCTACAATGGCCACCTGGCCATTGATCAGCAGAATGTCCAGTCCTTGCTCATGGGGGCCAGTTTCCTACAGCTGCAGAACATCAAAGACGCTTGCTGCACATTCCTCCGTGAACG GCTTCACCCCAAGAACTGTCTGGGGGTCCGTCAGTTTGCTGAGACCATGATGTGTGCTGTCCTGTACGACTCAGCCAACAGTTTCATCCACCAGCATTTTGTGGAGGTGTCTATGTCAGAAGAGTTCCTGGCATTACCCTTTGATGATGTCCTTGAGTTGGTGTCTCGGGATGAGCTCAATGTGAAATCAGAGGAGCAG GTATTTGAAGCGGCGTTAGCCTGGATTAGGTATGATCAGGAGCAGCGAGAGCCCTGCCTTCCTGAGCTTCTGTCCAAAATCCGCCTGCCCCTGTGCCGGCCTCAGTTCCTGTCAGATCGGGTGCAGCAGGATGACCTGGTACGCTGTTGTCATAAGTGCAG GGACTTAGTGGATGAAGCCAAAGACTATCACCTCATGCCAGAGCGTCGGCCACACCTGCTGGCCTTCAAAACCCGGCCTCGCTGCTGCACTTCCATCGCAGGACTCATCTATGCCGTCGGGGGGCTTAACTCAGCAG GTGATTCGCTGAATGTGGTGGAAGTGTTTGACCCCATCGCCAATCGATGGGAGAAGTGTCAGCCCATGACTACAGCCCGTAGCCGCGTGGGCGTGGCTGTGGTCAACGGGCTCCTGTACGCCATTGGAGGCTATGATGGTCAATTGCGTCTGAGTACCGTGGAAGTATACAACCCTGAGACAGACACGTGGACCAAAGTGGGCAGCATGAACAGCAAGCGAAG TGCCATGGGAACAGTGGTGTTGGATGGACAAATCTACGTCTGTGGTGGATATGATGGCAACTCCTCCCTCAACTCTGTGGAGACGTACTCCCCTGAAACAGACAA GTGGACAATAGTGACCCCAATGAGCGCAAACCGAAGTGCGGCGGGAGTCACCGTGTTTGAAGGTCGAATATACGTGTCTGGAGGACATGATGGTTTACAGATATTCAACAGT GTGGAATATTACAACCATCACACAGCCACCTGGCACCCCGTGGCAAGCATGCTCAACAAACGTTGCCGTCATGGAGCTGCCTCCTTGGGCAGCAAGATGTTCGTCTGTGGGGGCTATGATGGTTCTGGCTTCCTCAGCATCGCTGAGGTCTACAGTTCTGTGGCAGACCAGTGGTACCTGATAGTCCCTATGAACACACGCCGCAGCCGGGTCTCCCTGGTAGCAAACTGTGGGCGTTTGTACGCTGTGGGAGGCTATGACGGACAGTCCAACCTGAGCTCCGTAGAGATGTATGACCCAGAAACGAACCGCTGGACGTTCATGGCCCCCATGGTGTGTCATGAGGGAGGGGTTGGTGTTGGCTGCATCCCCCTCCTCACCATTTAA